In a genomic window of Leptidea sinapis chromosome 14, ilLepSina1.1, whole genome shotgun sequence:
- the LOC126968020 gene encoding DDB1- and CUL4-associated factor 7, producing MSMPHSSSSTTSSSTKRKEIYKYQAPWPLYSMNWSVRPDKRFRLALGSFVEEYNNKVQIISLDEETSEFSAKSTFDHPYPTTKIMWIPDSKGVYPDLLATSGDYLRIWRAGEPYTLFECVLNNNKNSDFCAPLTSFDWNEVDPNLIGTSSIDTTCTIWGLETGQVLGRVNEVSGHVKTQLIAHDKEVYDIAFSRAGGGRDMFASVGADGSVRMFDLRHLEHSTIIYEDPQRTPLLRLAWNKQDPNYLATIAMDACEVIILDVRVPCTPVARLNNHRACVNGIAWAPHSSCHICTAGDDHQALIWDIQQMPRAIEDPILAYTAAEGEVNQIQWGATQPDWIAICYNRHTEILRV from the exons ATGTCGATGCCACACAGCAGTTCTAGTACTACGAGTTCCAGTACCAAACGTAAAGAGATTTATAA aTATCAAGCACCATGGCCTCTATATTCCATGAACTGGTCCGTCCGTCCCGACAAAAGGTTTCGCCTGGCTCTTGGAAGTTTTGTGGAGGAATACAACAATAAG gttCAAATAATCTCATTGGATGAAGAAACAAGTGAATTCAGTGCAAAGAGCACATTTGATCATCCATACCCCACCACCAAAATTATGTGGATACCTGACAGCAAGGGCGTCTATCCTGATTTGCTTGCAACAAGTG GTGACTACTTGCGTATATGGCGCGCGGGCGAACCCTACACTTTGTTTGAgtgtgttttaaataataacaagaaCTCTGATTTCTGTGCCCCACTGACATCATTTGACTGGAACGAAGTGGACCCCAACCTTATAGGAACCAGCAGCATTGATACCACATGCACTATATGGGGTTTGGAAACTGGCCAAGTTCTGGGTAGAGTTAATGAGGTCTCTGGTCATGTGAAGACTCAGCTCATTGCTCATGATAAG GAGGTGTACGACATTGCGTTCAGCCGCGCGGGTGGCGGCCGGGACATGTTCGCGTCGGTGGGTGCCGACGGCTCCGTGCGGATGTTCGACCTGCGTCACCTGGAGCACTCCACCATCATATACGAG GATCCACAACGGACTCCTCTGCTCCGGCTGGCCTGGAATAAACAAGACCCCAACTACCTGGCCACTATTGCCATGGATGCCTGCGAAGTGATCATTCTGGACGTAAGAGTTCCCTGTACGCCCGTCGCCAGGCTTAACAACCACCGGGCTTGTGTAAATGGCATAGCCTGGGCTCCCCACAG TTCATGCCACATCTGCACAGCTGGTGATGACCATCAAGCTCTTATATGGGACATTCAGCAGATGCCGCGTGCTATAGAGGACCCCATACTAGCGTACACGGCCGCGGAGGGGGAGGTCAACCAGATCCAATGGGGGGCCACACAGCCCGACTGGATAGCTATATGTTACAATAGGCATACTGAGATACTTAGAGTGTAA